A region of Maribacter algicola DNA encodes the following proteins:
- a CDS encoding group III truncated hemoglobin → MSDKPEIKTRKDIALLVNTFYEKVRKENTLGPIFNGIISDWDAHFEILTDFWESQLFLKRKYTGDPIKAHIKTDDYMGNTMSMEHFGIWLNLWFATIDELFSGETAWIAKNRARKMNTMLFMKIFEHRTAK, encoded by the coding sequence ATGAGCGATAAGCCGGAAATCAAGACCCGAAAAGACATAGCACTCCTTGTAAACACTTTTTACGAAAAAGTGCGGAAAGAGAACACCTTAGGACCCATTTTCAATGGAATTATTTCCGATTGGGATGCCCATTTTGAAATTTTGACGGATTTCTGGGAATCCCAATTGTTCCTAAAAAGAAAATATACCGGTGACCCGATAAAGGCCCACATTAAGACCGATGATTACATGGGGAACACCATGTCCATGGAGCACTTTGGCATTTGGCTAAACCTTTGGTTCGCCACGATAGACGAACTATTTTCCGGGGAAACGGCATGGATCGCAAAGAACAGGGCAAGGAAAATGAACACCATGCTCTTTATGAAAATTTTTGAACATCGTACCGCCAAATAG
- the ccoS gene encoding cbb3-type cytochrome oxidase assembly protein CcoS: MSVIYVLLAISIIVAIVFFAAFIFSVKNGQYDDSYTPSVRMLFEDEVVKQKKSLQKSNMDTSIESNN; the protein is encoded by the coding sequence ATGAGTGTAATTTATGTGTTATTGGCCATTAGTATCATCGTCGCCATTGTCTTTTTTGCCGCTTTCATTTTCTCGGTAAAAAACGGACAATATGACGATTCCTATACGCCTTCTGTCCGAATGCTCTTTGAGGACGAAGTGGTAAAACAGAAAAAGAGTTTACAAAAATCCAATATGGATACATCAATAGAATCAAATAACTAA
- a CDS encoding cbb3-type cytochrome c oxidase N-terminal domain-containing protein yields MKNLGPWWIRLPLLFFIIFGLTEFFVDSGDKPAFLDQPIVALFLGFIILLLVGIELILASIENVMFQTLSEEAKERYLASKQQGIEWAWGKRMYEKLLGSKPIEAEGEIILDHNYDGIRELDNKLPPWWVYMFYATIIFGVVYLVRFHVFHDYDQDTEYLTEMTLAEAEIAEYKKNAKDLVDVNTVEVLTDASDIAAGKTIFETNCVACHMADGGGGIGPNLTDQNWILGGDIKSVFNTISEGGRDGKGMIAWKQSLKPVEMAQVASYVLNFQGTTPANPKAPEGDIIVNPHMDVDGASAVDSVMIEVEVDTLEFIKTIDEEGTVIE; encoded by the coding sequence ATGAAGAACCTAGGACCTTGGTGGATCAGACTTCCACTACTATTTTTTATCATATTTGGATTGACGGAGTTTTTTGTGGACTCCGGGGACAAACCCGCCTTTCTGGACCAACCCATTGTCGCACTATTTTTAGGCTTTATAATTCTTTTGCTTGTGGGCATAGAGCTTATCCTGGCCTCCATTGAGAACGTCATGTTCCAGACCCTCTCAGAGGAAGCAAAGGAACGTTACCTGGCTTCCAAGCAACAGGGCATTGAATGGGCCTGGGGCAAAAGAATGTACGAAAAGCTATTGGGCTCCAAACCTATTGAAGCAGAAGGTGAAATTATTTTGGATCACAATTATGATGGTATCAGGGAGTTGGACAACAAACTTCCGCCATGGTGGGTATATATGTTTTATGCCACCATCATTTTTGGCGTCGTTTACTTGGTTCGCTTCCATGTTTTCCATGACTACGATCAAGATACCGAATACCTTACGGAAATGACCTTGGCAGAAGCCGAAATAGCGGAATACAAGAAAAATGCGAAGGACTTGGTAGATGTAAATACCGTGGAAGTTTTAACCGATGCATCGGACATTGCCGCAGGTAAAACCATTTTTGAAACGAATTGTGTAGCCTGTCACATGGCAGATGGTGGCGGTGGAATAGGTCCAAACCTTACGGACCAGAACTGGATATTGGGTGGCGATATTAAATCGGTTTTCAACACCATTTCGGAAGGTGGAAGGGACGGAAAAGGTATGATTGCCTGGAAGCAAAGCCTAAAACCAGTAGAAATGGCGCAAGTGGCAAGTTATGTTCTGAACTTTCAGGGTACGACTCCGGCCAATCCAAAAGCCCCCGAAGGTGATATTATCGTAAACCCACACATGGATGTGGACGGAGCATCCGCCGTGGATTCGGTCATGATAGAAGTTGAAGTCGACACGTTAGAATTCATTAAAACTATTGACGAAGAGGGTACCGTAATTGAATAA
- a CDS encoding universal stress protein: protein MKSIIVPIDFSEISEYAFEVAASIAKKHNATLYVLHMLELNQAMLTSTEGFHPEQTVFLIKLAEKRLNEFLDKPYLKGVKVEPIIKHYKVFGEISEVAEENDVDLIVMGSQGADGLKEMFVGSNTEKVVRNSDIPVLVIKSKISDFNPKQIVFACDLKNENIHALQRAKYIADSFSAELKLVYINTPGDDFLSTAEIQKRIKSFCELVGFELLIAIYNDYNVERGVLNFGMESNADMIGVPTHGRKGLSHFFMGSIGEDIANHATLPVVTFKI from the coding sequence ATGAAAAGTATCATTGTCCCTATAGATTTTTCGGAAATATCCGAGTATGCCTTTGAGGTAGCGGCTTCCATAGCCAAAAAACACAATGCCACGCTGTACGTGCTGCACATGCTGGAATTGAATCAGGCAATGCTTACCTCCACCGAAGGTTTCCACCCGGAACAGACTGTTTTCTTGATAAAATTGGCCGAAAAGCGATTGAATGAATTCTTGGACAAACCGTATTTGAAAGGTGTCAAGGTTGAGCCGATAATAAAGCACTACAAGGTCTTTGGTGAAATCAGCGAAGTTGCCGAGGAGAACGATGTGGATTTGATCGTGATGGGCAGCCAAGGTGCGGACGGACTCAAGGAAATGTTCGTAGGTTCCAATACGGAAAAAGTGGTTAGAAATTCTGATATCCCCGTTTTGGTCATCAAATCCAAAATATCCGATTTTAATCCGAAGCAGATCGTTTTTGCCTGTGATCTCAAAAATGAAAATATCCATGCCCTACAACGGGCCAAGTACATCGCCGACAGCTTTTCGGCGGAACTAAAATTGGTCTATATCAACACCCCTGGTGACGATTTTTTAAGCACCGCCGAAATACAAAAGAGGATAAAATCCTTTTGCGAGCTAGTCGGGTTTGAACTATTGATTGCCATCTACAACGATTATAACGTGGAACGGGGCGTACTGAATTTTGGAATGGAGAGCAATGCCGATATGATCGGGGTTCCCACCCATGGTAGAAAGGGACTTTCCCATTTCTTTATGGGCAGCATAGGGGAGGACATTGCTAACCATGCAACGCTACCTGTGGTCACCTTTAAGATTTAG
- a CDS encoding Gfo/Idh/MocA family protein, translated as MSKKNSRRSFLKKATLTSAAVTSSPFLLAASFEEKLILSRHYTAHSFSANDQINLALIGTGIQGIYDTQTALKVDGVQLVAACDLYAGRLERAKELWGASIYTTRDYRDILNRKDIDAVIIATPDHWHQKITIDALKAGKHVYCEKPMVQKPEEGQAIINAQKESGKICQIGSQGMSSLGNEKAKKLYEEGAIGDLVMLDMYNDRYSAEGAWQYPIPPDADTKTVDFDTFLGKAPKVPFEPKRFFRWRNYRDYGTGVAGDLFVHAFSTLNHVISSMGPNRALATGGLRYWKDGRDVPDVSITLYDYPQTDTHAAFNAAFRINFIAGSGGGGGFKLIGTEGEMEVGQNSVTVRRSKLSMIPHGYSMVSFTEEMQEKIRAGYDLETLEPRSSSLSTGTTTWEAERDYKGGHYDHFNNFFTAIRNKGSVIQDPTFGLRAAGAALLANDSYYKQQPVNWDPVKMKLI; from the coding sequence ATGAGCAAGAAAAACTCCCGAAGGTCCTTTCTAAAAAAGGCGACCTTGACATCCGCAGCCGTAACTTCCAGTCCGTTTCTATTGGCCGCAAGCTTCGAAGAAAAACTGATTCTTAGCAGACACTATACAGCGCATTCCTTTTCGGCAAACGACCAAATAAACCTCGCCCTGATTGGAACAGGTATCCAAGGAATTTATGATACGCAGACGGCACTAAAAGTAGACGGTGTCCAATTGGTTGCCGCCTGTGACCTGTACGCAGGCCGATTGGAAAGGGCTAAGGAACTTTGGGGAGCATCCATCTACACCACTAGGGATTATAGGGATATATTGAACAGAAAGGACATAGATGCGGTAATCATTGCGACACCGGACCACTGGCATCAAAAAATTACGATCGATGCCCTAAAAGCCGGTAAGCATGTGTACTGCGAGAAACCCATGGTGCAAAAACCTGAAGAAGGCCAGGCCATTATCAACGCTCAAAAAGAAAGCGGCAAAATATGCCAAATTGGGAGTCAGGGTATGTCTTCATTGGGCAATGAAAAAGCAAAAAAACTCTATGAGGAAGGTGCCATTGGAGATTTGGTCATGTTGGATATGTATAACGACCGATATTCCGCCGAAGGCGCATGGCAATATCCCATCCCTCCGGATGCCGATACAAAAACCGTTGATTTCGATACCTTTCTAGGAAAAGCGCCCAAAGTTCCTTTTGAGCCCAAACGCTTTTTCAGGTGGCGAAACTACAGGGACTACGGGACCGGAGTTGCGGGTGATCTTTTCGTACATGCCTTTTCAACCTTAAACCACGTAATTAGTTCCATGGGGCCTAACCGTGCCCTGGCAACCGGCGGACTCCGTTATTGGAAGGATGGCCGGGATGTACCCGATGTTTCCATTACCTTATACGATTATCCTCAAACCGATACGCATGCCGCCTTTAATGCGGCCTTTAGGATCAATTTCATCGCCGGTAGTGGCGGTGGTGGGGGCTTTAAGCTAATCGGTACCGAGGGGGAAATGGAAGTGGGTCAAAATTCGGTGACCGTAAGACGTTCCAAACTGAGTATGATACCCCATGGATACTCCATGGTTTCGTTTACCGAGGAAATGCAGGAAAAGATCAGGGCCGGTTATGACCTGGAAACCTTGGAACCTAGGTCTTCTTCCTTAAGTACGGGCACAACCACTTGGGAGGCGGAACGAGATTATAAAGGAGGCCACTATGATCATTTCAACAATTTCTTTACGGCCATTAGGAACAAGGGTTCCGTAATCCAAGATCCAACCTTTGGATTAAGGGCCGCTGGTGCCGCGCTCTTGGCGAATGACAGTTATTACAAACAGCAACCCGTGAACTGGGATCCCGTAAAAATGAAGCTCATATAA
- a CDS encoding FixH family protein: MKINWGTGIVLAFIGFIGFILFFVVRMSTDNRANHDLVTEDYYRQELAYQKEIDAQNNATKDINKLQVRKSPDGLEIIFPEKVNPREIEGTVSLYRPSNKQLDFDLPISLSNNHLLIPDNRLLDGRWDIKIHWNYNGTDYLHKENIIY, from the coding sequence ATGAAAATTAATTGGGGAACCGGAATTGTACTGGCATTTATAGGTTTTATTGGCTTTATCCTCTTCTTTGTGGTACGGATGAGTACTGACAACCGTGCCAACCACGACCTTGTAACAGAGGATTATTATAGGCAGGAATTGGCCTATCAAAAAGAAATCGATGCCCAAAACAATGCCACAAAGGACATCAATAAATTACAGGTGAGAAAAAGTCCGGATGGACTTGAAATAATTTTCCCAGAAAAAGTGAACCCAAGAGAAATTGAAGGCACAGTGTCCCTATACAGACCATCTAATAAGCAATTGGATTTTGACTTACCCATAAGTTTGTCCAATAACCATTTGCTCATACCTGACAACCGCTTGTTGGATGGTCGCTGGGACATTAAAATACATTGGAATTACAATGGCACGGATTACTTGCATAAGGAAAATATAATCTATTAG
- a CDS encoding CcoQ/FixQ family Cbb3-type cytochrome c oxidase assembly chaperone, whose product MLKFVKGYMENIEGVATYPMISLMIFFVFFVVLFWWVFTASKEYVKEVSDIPLDNNNQQNIEL is encoded by the coding sequence ATGCTAAAGTTTGTAAAAGGATATATGGAAAACATTGAGGGGGTGGCCACCTACCCAATGATTTCATTGATGATCTTCTTCGTCTTCTTCGTCGTTCTCTTCTGGTGGGTCTTTACCGCATCCAAGGAGTATGTCAAAGAGGTGAGCGACATCCCACTAGACAATAACAACCAACAAAACATTGAATTATGA
- the ccoG gene encoding cytochrome c oxidase accessory protein CcoG: protein MAQDQENFRDSIGTINEEGKRAWIFPKKPSGKFYEYRKYVSYFLLAFLFAAPFIKINGNQFLMFNVLERRFNIFGFPFWPQDFHLFVISMIIGVIFVALFTVAFGRIFCGWMCPQTIFMEMVFRRIEYWIDGDRGAQIKLDRQAWDAEKIRKRLLKWFIFFIISFLIANVFLAYLIGSDRLIRYITDGPFEHVSTIVSLLIFTGVFYFVFAWFREQVCIIACPYGRMQGVLLDNKSIVVAYDHKRGEAENGRKKWRKNEDREALGYGDCIDCFQCVNVCPTGIDIRNGTQLECVNCTACIDECDTIMEKVNLPKGLIRYASEDEITKKEKFKFTPRLKGYSAVLTILIGVLVGMLFLRNDLEANILRLPGQLYEHKEGNIISNVYTYKLVNKTTKPVEDVSFKLISHKGTIKLVRNENFEVPAQDLAEGTLFIEINNAAVKSDKEKVKVGVYSGDELVETTLCSFMAPRSYK from the coding sequence ATGGCACAAGATCAAGAAAACTTTAGGGATTCCATTGGAACGATAAACGAAGAAGGAAAAAGGGCTTGGATTTTTCCAAAAAAACCAAGTGGCAAGTTCTACGAATACAGAAAATACGTGAGCTATTTTCTGCTGGCCTTTTTGTTCGCCGCACCCTTTATAAAAATTAATGGGAACCAATTTTTGATGTTCAATGTATTGGAACGCCGTTTCAATATTTTTGGATTTCCGTTTTGGCCCCAGGATTTTCATTTGTTCGTTATTTCCATGATTATCGGTGTGATATTTGTCGCGCTGTTTACCGTTGCTTTTGGACGTATTTTCTGCGGATGGATGTGCCCTCAGACCATTTTTATGGAAATGGTCTTCAGAAGGATCGAGTATTGGATCGATGGGGACCGTGGGGCCCAGATAAAATTGGACCGACAAGCTTGGGATGCCGAGAAAATTAGGAAAAGGTTATTAAAGTGGTTCATCTTCTTTATCATTTCCTTTTTGATCGCCAATGTATTCTTGGCCTATCTTATCGGTAGCGACCGATTGATCAGGTATATCACAGACGGGCCTTTTGAGCACGTAAGTACCATCGTATCCTTATTGATTTTTACGGGAGTGTTCTATTTTGTTTTTGCCTGGTTTAGGGAGCAGGTCTGTATCATCGCATGCCCCTATGGTAGAATGCAAGGTGTATTGCTGGACAATAAATCCATTGTAGTCGCCTACGACCACAAACGCGGCGAGGCGGAAAACGGCCGTAAAAAATGGCGTAAAAACGAGGATCGGGAAGCCCTTGGCTATGGGGATTGCATCGATTGTTTTCAATGCGTGAACGTGTGCCCTACAGGAATCGATATTAGGAACGGAACCCAACTGGAGTGCGTGAACTGTACTGCCTGTATCGATGAGTGCGATACCATCATGGAAAAGGTAAACCTCCCAAAGGGACTCATTAGGTATGCAAGCGAGGACGAAATCACCAAAAAGGAGAAATTCAAATTCACGCCACGTTTAAAAGGGTATTCTGCCGTATTGACCATTTTAATTGGTGTCTTGGTCGGGATGCTGTTTTTAAGAAACGACTTGGAAGCGAATATCCTTAGGTTACCGGGTCAACTTTATGAGCACAAGGAAGGGAACATCATAAGCAATGTTTACACCTATAAATTGGTGAACAAAACCACCAAACCTGTAGAGGACGTTAGCTTTAAATTGATTTCCCACAAGGGAACCATAAAACTGGTCCGTAACGAGAACTTTGAGGTTCCTGCACAGGATTTGGCCGAAGGAACGCTATTTATTGAGATTAACAACGCCGCCGTAAAAAGCGATAAGGAAAAGGTAAAAGTGGGAGTATATAGTGGAGATGAATTGGTCGAGACGACCCTATGCTCCTTTATGGCCCCTAGAAGTTATAAATAA
- the ccoN gene encoding cytochrome-c oxidase, cbb3-type subunit I, protein MEVQQFYYDNKIVKKFIYATMLWGIVGMSVGLLLAFMFLFPNVTDGISWLSFGRLRPLHTNAVIFAFVGNAIFAGVYYSTQRLLKARMFSDVLSNINFWGWQLIIVAAAITLPLGITTSKEYAELEWPIDIAIALVWVAFGVNLIGTMIKRRQRHLYVAIWFYLATFVTVAVLHIFNSLELPVSALKSYSVYAGVQDALVQWWYGHNAVAFFLTTPFLGLMYYFVPKAANRPVYSYRLSIVHFWSLIFIYIWAGPHHLLYSALPDWAQNLGVAFSVMLIAPSWGGMINGLLTLRGAWDKVRTDPTLKFMVVAITGYGMATFEGPMLSLKNVNAIAHFSDWIIAHVHVGALAWNGFLTFGMIYWLVPKMFKTRLASVGMANFHFWIGTLGIILYALPMYVAGFTQALMWKDFNPDGTLVYGNFLETVNEIIPMYWMRAIGGSLYIVGAIVMVYNIVVTIKSGQKVEDELAEAAALTRVSKNRTAGETFHTWLERKPIQLTILATVAILIGGIVQIVPTIMVKSNIPTITSVKPYTPLELEGRDLYIREGCVGCHSQMIRPFRSEVERYGEYAKAGEFVYDHPFLWGSKRTGPDLLRVGGKYSDNWHLNHMYDPQTTSSGSIMPSYSWLVRNKHDRSGVQDKMEAMVTLGVPYTDEDIANAEASMSEQAIQIEKNLYSDPDFASTYEADKKYAAENGEEFIEMRDREIVAMIAYLQRLGTDIKIKETNELISENK, encoded by the coding sequence ATGGAAGTACAGCAGTTTTATTACGATAACAAAATCGTAAAAAAGTTCATCTATGCCACAATGCTTTGGGGTATTGTTGGTATGTCCGTTGGCCTATTATTGGCCTTTATGTTCTTGTTTCCGAATGTTACGGACGGAATTTCTTGGCTAAGTTTTGGCCGTTTAAGACCCTTGCACACCAACGCGGTCATTTTTGCCTTTGTAGGTAATGCCATTTTTGCCGGTGTGTATTATTCGACACAGCGCCTCCTTAAGGCACGAATGTTCAGTGATGTGCTGAGCAACATCAATTTTTGGGGCTGGCAATTGATCATTGTGGCCGCAGCCATTACGTTGCCATTGGGAATTACCACATCTAAGGAATATGCGGAATTGGAGTGGCCCATCGATATTGCCATTGCCCTTGTGTGGGTAGCCTTTGGGGTCAATCTAATCGGAACCATGATCAAAAGAAGACAACGCCATTTATATGTTGCCATTTGGTTCTACTTGGCCACTTTTGTAACGGTTGCCGTACTTCATATCTTCAATAGTTTGGAGTTACCCGTGAGTGCCTTGAAGAGCTACTCCGTATATGCTGGGGTTCAGGATGCCTTGGTACAATGGTGGTATGGCCACAACGCGGTTGCCTTCTTCTTGACAACCCCATTCTTGGGATTGATGTACTATTTTGTGCCCAAAGCGGCGAACAGGCCTGTATATTCCTATAGACTTTCCATAGTCCACTTTTGGTCCTTGATATTCATTTATATCTGGGCAGGACCTCACCACTTGCTATACTCCGCATTACCGGATTGGGCCCAAAACCTGGGTGTTGCCTTTTCAGTAATGTTGATCGCTCCATCTTGGGGTGGTATGATCAACGGTCTTTTGACCTTAAGGGGTGCTTGGGACAAGGTTCGTACGGACCCAACCCTTAAATTTATGGTAGTTGCGATTACCGGGTACGGGATGGCCACTTTTGAGGGGCCCATGCTTTCCCTAAAGAACGTGAACGCCATAGCCCACTTTAGCGATTGGATCATTGCCCACGTACACGTAGGTGCCTTGGCCTGGAACGGTTTCTTGACCTTTGGTATGATCTATTGGTTGGTCCCTAAAATGTTCAAGACCCGTTTGGCTTCCGTAGGAATGGCAAACTTCCACTTCTGGATCGGGACCCTAGGTATAATATTATATGCGCTGCCCATGTATGTAGCCGGTTTCACCCAGGCCTTGATGTGGAAGGATTTTAATCCGGATGGAACCTTGGTCTACGGTAACTTCCTGGAAACCGTAAACGAGATTATCCCCATGTATTGGATGCGTGCCATTGGCGGTAGTCTTTACATTGTTGGTGCCATCGTAATGGTGTATAACATCGTTGTTACCATCAAATCCGGTCAAAAAGTGGAAGATGAGTTGGCCGAAGCCGCTGCCCTTACCCGAGTATCAAAAAACAGGACCGCAGGGGAAACCTTCCACACATGGTTGGAGCGTAAACCCATCCAATTGACCATCTTGGCTACCGTAGCCATTCTGATCGGAGGTATCGTGCAAATTGTACCAACCATTATGGTGAAGTCCAATATTCCTACGATTACCAGTGTAAAACCCTATACACCGTTAGAATTGGAAGGTAGGGACCTATATATTAGAGAAGGATGTGTAGGATGCCATTCCCAAATGATCAGGCCTTTTAGAAGTGAGGTAGAACGCTACGGGGAATATGCCAAGGCCGGTGAATTCGTATACGACCATCCGTTCCTTTGGGGAAGTAAAAGAACCGGTCCGGATTTGCTACGCGTCGGCGGAAAGTATTCGGATAACTGGCACTTGAACCACATGTACGATCCACAAACGACCTCCTCCGGTTCCATAATGCCCTCCTACTCGTGGTTGGTACGCAACAAACATGACAGAAGTGGGGTTCAGGACAAAATGGAGGCCATGGTTACCTTGGGAGTACCTTATACCGATGAGGATATTGCCAATGCCGAAGCCAGTATGAGCGAACAGGCCATACAAATTGAGAAGAACCTCTATAGCGACCCGGATTTTGCATCGACCTACGAAGCCGATAAAAAATACGCCGCTGAAAACGGGGAGGAATTCATAGAAATGCGCGACAGGGAAATTGTGGCCATGATCGCCTACCTACAACGATTGGGTACGGATATAAAAATTAAGGAAACAAACGAATTAATCTCAGAAAATAAATAG
- a CDS encoding GTP-binding protein, whose translation MKKLSNDIVLRPRFQLEILGNREQLLRKFIDSKKAPFLVNCLDNHIFIKYNKETTHFGSPQLHLEIDALDDRTSKIYGFFGPNPTLWTFFMFLHFVVATLFIIVGIWAYVSASLNKPYGLQVGFMVLLVVVWFALYTFGQLGKRKGKPQIQELYAFMMETLG comes from the coding sequence ATGAAGAAACTATCCAACGATATTGTCCTTAGGCCACGGTTTCAGCTCGAAATTTTGGGAAACAGGGAGCAATTGTTGCGAAAGTTCATCGATTCAAAAAAAGCGCCCTTTCTGGTCAATTGCCTGGACAACCATATCTTCATAAAATACAACAAGGAGACCACCCATTTTGGCTCTCCCCAATTACACTTGGAAATAGATGCCTTGGACGATAGAACATCCAAAATCTATGGTTTTTTTGGTCCAAACCCAACCCTATGGACCTTTTTCATGTTTCTGCATTTTGTGGTAGCCACCCTGTTCATTATTGTGGGTATTTGGGCCTATGTAAGTGCATCGCTCAACAAACCCTACGGACTTCAAGTTGGGTTTATGGTCTTATTGGTGGTCGTTTGGTTCGCACTCTATACCTTTGGGCAACTGGGTAAAAGAAAAGGCAAGCCCCAAATACAGGAACTTTACGCCTTTATGATGGAAACTTTGGGGTAG
- a CDS encoding sulfite exporter TauE/SafE family protein — protein sequence MLLSALILGFMGSLHCVGMCGPIAFMLPVDHKNNLKKFGQISLYHIGRLLAYGIIGLVFGLLGKGLYVFGMQQRLSIAVGIVMILLVLIPAKTLNRFQLGRPVYRAISKIKSRLGQEFKKKSADTFLTIGFLNGFLPCGLVYMALFGAIAMGEVAQGSLYMVLFGLGTVPLMTTAVYFSAFLKGNAKKRIQKLIPVFVVLMGTLFILRGLGLGIPYISPKPVTQMVSAEMECHP from the coding sequence ATGCTTCTTTCTGCCCTCATATTGGGTTTTATGGGAAGTCTTCACTGCGTAGGCATGTGCGGACCCATAGCCTTTATGCTGCCGGTGGACCATAAAAACAATCTTAAAAAGTTTGGCCAGATCAGCCTGTATCACATAGGTAGACTATTAGCCTATGGTATCATCGGACTGGTTTTTGGGCTATTGGGGAAAGGGCTGTATGTCTTTGGAATGCAGCAAAGACTGTCCATTGCCGTTGGTATTGTAATGATTCTGTTGGTACTGATTCCTGCCAAAACCTTAAACAGATTTCAATTGGGACGCCCGGTATATAGGGCCATATCAAAAATAAAAAGCAGATTGGGCCAAGAGTTCAAAAAGAAATCGGCCGACACCTTTTTGACCATTGGATTCCTAAACGGTTTTCTTCCCTGTGGCTTGGTCTATATGGCATTGTTCGGGGCCATAGCCATGGGCGAGGTCGCCCAGGGCAGCCTTTACATGGTGCTTTTTGGACTGGGCACAGTTCCCCTAATGACCACGGCCGTTTATTTTAGTGCATTTTTGAAAGGAAACGCAAAGAAACGCATCCAGAAACTAATTCCCGTTTTTGTGGTCCTTATGGGAACACTTTTCATATTACGCGGTCTTGGCTTGGGAATCCCTTACATCTCCCCAAAACCGGTTACCCAAATGGTATCGGCAGAAATGGAATGTCATCCATGA